Genomic DNA from Trichoderma asperellum chromosome 5, complete sequence:
GCAAGATGCGACCACAGAAGGGCACAGGACGAGCTCGCCAGGGCAGCAGACAGAGCCCCCTGCTCCGCGGTGGTGGTAAATCGCACGGCCCTCACCCCCGCGACTTCGGAACCAGACTGAACCGCAAGGTCTACGACAAGGCGTGGCGCACGGCGCTGAGCTACCGATATCGACGGGGCGAGCTGATCATCTGCGAAGACGGCATGGAGCTGTCGATGCCCGAGGATTTCGAAATGGTGGCGGATAAGTACATGAAGGACGGCCTGAGGGAGGCATATCTGAAGAAGTACATGTCTGGCATGCTGAACACGCTGGGCCTTGGTCGTGAGGACGGCCGCACACTGTTCGTCACCGGCGACAGGAGGGACAGACTATACGAGGCCATGGAGCAGGTGCCATGGGAGGGACGAGCTCTTGACCTGGAGGATGTCGACGTCAAGGACCTGCTCGAGACGGGCAAGGTGGTTATGGAGAGGAGTGTGCTGCGGGAGATGATTGAGCAGCACCAGAGCGATTTGGTGAGCCGGATTGTCATTAACGGATTTGCTAAGGGGGGGCCAGCACTGGGAGAGAAGGAGTTGTAAGGgttggaaaaaggaaaaaagaaaagaaaagttacACAATTTCTATGGCAATGGGGGTTATAGATCTGGTTTGTGGACTGAGACGAcaggatgatggagagataTGTACTCAACAATAAATGTATACTAGTCAtggatgatatatatatcagTGAATATCTATAAaataacatatatatatatatatataagatttaaTCACTGAATCCGAAGCTGGGTATAGTCTTTTCTTACGCTATTGACTActgtcttcttcaactacCTGCTGTAAAGGACGTAAGCTCTCATAGAATCTCATAAAGTCTCATCAATCATCAAGTCTCAACCCCCCCATCAGGCTGTATTCACATTATCATGCTGCCGATCCCGCCACTCCTGAACAGCCTCCAGAAAGCGCGTATTAGAATGCTTCTCGGCGTCCTTGATTGCGCTCTCAATTTGGAGATCGCCCATGGTGGAGCCAAGATCCGGGTCTGCACCGCGGTCTAACAAGAACCAAATCACCTCTCTGGCATCTTTGCGGTTGTTGCGCCTCGCTATATAATACAGTGGTGTGCCGCGACATTTGCCAGGCCACGCCTCTTGCGAGTTTACATCAAGCCCAACCACATCCACGAGGTGCCGCACCATGTCCACGCGCTCTCTAAACAAGGCGACGTGGGCAGGGTCGGCAGCAGAACCATACGGCAGCGCGTATATAGCAGCGAACTCGGCGGCCTCGTGCAGTGCCCGCCGTTCCAAAGGTGCGCCCCTCtctcgcagcagctcaaaCGTCGCCACGGTTGCATGCTTTGCGGCGCACACAAGGAGCGATTCTCGCGGCGTCTCGCCCACGCCGTTGGCATTCCGCGGCGGAGTATCGCCAGGCAGGTAGACGCTGGCGCCTTGGGCGAGACACCACTCCACAAGGTCGGGATACCGCAGCACGCTCCATAGCAGCGGCCAGCTCGTGCGCGGGTGCCGGGCGTCAATGTCCCAGCCGTGGGCGATGAGCATCTCGAGCATCTCGAGCGACGGCTTGCCCGGCTCTTCACTGGGCCCAATCATATGGGCGTATACGGTGCCGACGTCCGCGCCATGGTCGA
This window encodes:
- a CDS encoding mitochondrial 54S ribosomal protein uL4m (BUSCO:EOG092D3ZUC) → MAGKGIGCLSEALGALRISAPKLATTTGFSRQFTRSMATEAPAKDITRSASNAQSLMQSWNPISTVPVTIHSFPSLEPQSLEQWSVQHLYLPLRRDLLHLAVVYEGDNTRQGTASSKTRWDVHGSHRKMRPQKGTGRARQGSRQSPLLRGGGKSHGPHPRDFGTRLNRKVYDKAWRTALSYRYRRGELIICEDGMELSMPEDFEMVADKYMKDGLREAYLKKYMSGMLNTLGLGREDGRTLFVTGDRRDRLYEAMEQVPWEGRALDLEDVDVKDLLETGKVVMERSVLREMIEQHQSDLVSRIVINGFAKGGPALGEKEL
- a CDS encoding uncharacterized protein (EggNog:ENOG41), whose product is MAQAQNANDPAVRPVRLTIEACKNDDVSLMVLAISLASKPESRNTVQEVIQAGLNRSLRRTAPKILSYLLDHGADVGTVYAHMIGPSEEPGKPSLEMLEMLIAHGWDIDARHPRTSWPLLWSVLRYPDLVEWCLAQGASVYLPGDTPPRNANGVGETPRESLLVCAAKHATVATFELLRERGAPLERRALHEAAEFAAIYALPYGSAADPAHVALFRERVDMVRHLVDVVGLDVNSQEAWPGKCRGTPLYYIARRNNRKDAREVIWFLLDRGADPDLGSTMGDLQIESAIKDAEKHSNTRFLEAVQEWRDRQHDNVNTA